A single Glycine soja cultivar W05 chromosome 14, ASM419377v2, whole genome shotgun sequence DNA region contains:
- the LOC114383259 gene encoding transcription initiation factor TFIID subunit 5-like isoform X2 yields MILSLAMSPDGLNLASGDEDGTIMIWDLSSGCCITPLVGHTSCVWSLTFSCEGSLLASGSADCTVKFGDVTTGIKVPRNEEKSGNTNRLRSSKSLPTKSASVYSLQFSRRNLLFAAGAIAKSG; encoded by the exons ATGATTTTATCTTTGGCAATGTCTCCTGATGGCCTCAATTTGGCATCTGGTGATGAAGACGGCACAATCATGATTTGGGACCTCTCTAGTGGCTGTTGCATCACGCCTTTAGTTGGTCACACCTCATGTGTCTGGTCACTCACTTTCAG TTGTGAAGGTTCTCTTCTAGCATCTGGATCCGCGGATTGCACTGTCAAGTTTGGGGATGTAACTACAGGTATAAAAGTTCCAAGGAATGAAGAAAA AAGTGGGAATACTAACAGACTCAGATCATCGAAAAGCCTGCCTACCAAATCTGCTTCAGTTTACTCTCTCCAG TTTTCTAGAAGGAATCTTCTTTTTGCAGCTGGAGCTATTGCAAAAAGTGGCTGA
- the LOC114383259 gene encoding transcription initiation factor TFIID subunit 5-like isoform X1, with protein MILSLAMSPDGLNLASGDEDGTIMIWDLSSGCCITPLVGHTSCVWSLTFSCEGSLLASGSADCTVKFGDVTTEVGILTDSDHRKACLPNLLQFTLSSFLEGIFFLQLELLQKVADSVSSNFKVTILT; from the exons ATGATTTTATCTTTGGCAATGTCTCCTGATGGCCTCAATTTGGCATCTGGTGATGAAGACGGCACAATCATGATTTGGGACCTCTCTAGTGGCTGTTGCATCACGCCTTTAGTTGGTCACACCTCATGTGTCTGGTCACTCACTTTCAG TTGTGAAGGTTCTCTTCTAGCATCTGGATCCGCGGATTGCACTGTCAAGTTTGGGGATGTAACTACAG AAGTGGGAATACTAACAGACTCAGATCATCGAAAAGCCTGCCTACCAAATCTGCTTCAGTTTACTCTCTCCAG TTTTCTAGAAGGAATCTTCTTTTTGCAGCTGGAGCTATTGCAAAAAGTGGCTGATAGTGTGTCTTCAAATTTCAAAGTGACAATTCTGACTTGA